A single Desulfobaculum xiamenense DNA region contains:
- a CDS encoding diguanylate cyclase: MEGGTEKQRVLIVDDSSFNISILGSALSEEYEVSVATNGRDAIAVAEAEPHPDLILLDIIMPGMDGHQVCRELKSRSTTQGIPIIFITAMNQEGDEMRGLELGAVDYITKPFSIPIVRARVRTHLDLKRKTDILEHLSSLDGLTGIPNRRRFDEVLDLEWRRLQRTGSPLSVVMLDIDFFKKFNDHYGHAAGDGCLRHVAGALRATLKRPHDFVARYGGEEFVAVLPDTDFDGAVRIAQTMREAIESLGLMHEHSDVTNHVTVSVGVCTTIPGKEKHSEDLLTTADRMLYRAKDGGRNRVEGMSLP, translated from the coding sequence ATGGAAGGCGGAACGGAAAAACAGCGGGTTCTGATCGTGGACGACTCGTCGTTCAACATCAGCATCCTCGGTTCGGCCCTCTCGGAGGAGTACGAGGTCAGCGTGGCGACCAACGGGCGCGATGCCATCGCCGTGGCCGAGGCCGAGCCGCATCCCGATCTTATCCTGCTCGACATCATCATGCCGGGCATGGACGGGCATCAGGTCTGTCGGGAGCTCAAGTCCCGGTCGACGACGCAGGGCATCCCCATCATCTTCATCACGGCCATGAATCAGGAAGGCGACGAGATGCGCGGGCTGGAGCTCGGGGCCGTGGATTACATCACCAAGCCCTTCAGCATTCCCATCGTCCGCGCGCGGGTGCGCACCCATCTCGATCTCAAGCGCAAGACGGACATTCTGGAGCATCTGTCGTCCCTCGACGGACTGACGGGCATCCCGAACCGTCGGCGTTTCGACGAGGTGCTGGACCTCGAATGGCGGCGTTTGCAGCGCACGGGCAGCCCCTTGTCCGTGGTCATGCTCGATATCGATTTCTTCAAGAAATTCAACGACCATTACGGCCATGCCGCTGGCGACGGCTGTCTGCGGCACGTGGCCGGGGCCTTGCGGGCCACGCTCAAGCGTCCGCACGATTTCGTGGCCCGTTACGGCGGGGAGGAGTTCGTTGCGGTGCTGCCGGATACGGACTTCGACGGCGCGGTGCGCATCGCCCAGACCATGCGCGAGGCCATCGAATCCCTTGGCCTGATGCACGAGCATTCCGATGTGACCAACCACGTCACCGTGAGCGTCGGCGTGTGCACAACGATTCCGGGCAAGGAGAAGCATTCGGAGGATCTGCTCACGACGGCGGACAGGATGCTTTACCGGGCCAAGGACGGCGGGCGAAACCGCGTGGAGGGCATGAGTCTGCCCTGA
- a CDS encoding glutamine--tRNA ligase/YqeY domain fusion protein, which produces MAEPESNETGRVKHFIRTIIDEDLASGKVEKVHTRFPPEPNGYLHLGHAKSICLNFGLAEEYSGQCNLRLDDTNPVKEDVEYVESIKEDVRWLGFDWQDRQFFASDYFERLYGYAEKLISMGKAYVDDLSAEEIRKYRGTLTEPGTESPYRSRGVDENLDLFRRMRAGEFEDGSRVLRAKIDMTHPNVVLRDPTIYRIRRAHHHRTGDAWCIYPMYDFAHCLSDAIEGITHSVCTLEFENNRALYDWVLDTLGIAPRPHQYEFARLNLTYTVLSKRKLIQLVQEGHVSGWDDPRMPTLSGIRRRGYPAAALREFCERIGVAKADSTVDIALLEHCVRENLNAAAPRVLGVLDPVKVVITNYPEDLVEEFEMPYHPEDESMGSRKVPFCRELYIEREDFMEEPPAKYFRLAPGREVRLRFSYYVTCQDVVKDENGTITEIHCTYDPETRGGWSKDGRKVKGTLHWVSARHALPVEVRLYDHLFSKTDPMDVEDDGTFLDNLNPDSLTVLTDCRVEPSLADMKPGTVCQFERKGYFCADVKDSRPGHPVFNRTASLRDSWAKIQQKSDK; this is translated from the coding sequence ATGGCAGAGCCTGAAAGCAACGAAACCGGCCGCGTGAAACACTTCATCCGGACCATCATCGACGAGGATCTGGCCTCGGGCAAGGTGGAGAAGGTCCACACCCGCTTCCCCCCGGAGCCGAACGGCTACCTGCACCTTGGACACGCCAAGTCCATCTGCCTGAACTTCGGCCTTGCCGAGGAATATTCGGGCCAGTGCAACCTGCGCCTCGACGACACCAACCCCGTGAAGGAAGATGTCGAATACGTCGAATCCATCAAGGAAGACGTGCGCTGGCTGGGCTTCGACTGGCAGGACCGCCAGTTCTTCGCCTCTGACTACTTCGAGCGCCTCTACGGCTATGCCGAAAAGCTCATCAGCATGGGCAAGGCCTACGTGGACGACCTTTCGGCCGAGGAAATCCGCAAGTATCGCGGCACCCTCACCGAGCCCGGCACCGAGAGCCCGTACCGCAGCCGCGGCGTGGACGAGAACCTCGACCTGTTCCGACGCATGCGCGCTGGCGAATTCGAGGACGGCTCCCGCGTGCTGCGCGCGAAGATCGACATGACGCACCCCAACGTGGTCCTGCGCGACCCCACCATCTATCGCATCCGCAGGGCGCACCACCACCGCACCGGCGACGCGTGGTGCATCTACCCCATGTACGACTTCGCCCACTGCCTCTCCGACGCCATCGAAGGCATCACGCACTCCGTCTGCACGCTGGAATTCGAGAACAACCGTGCCCTCTACGACTGGGTGCTCGACACGCTGGGCATCGCCCCGCGCCCGCACCAGTACGAGTTCGCCCGCCTGAACCTGACCTACACCGTGCTCTCCAAGCGCAAGCTCATCCAGCTCGTGCAGGAAGGCCACGTCTCCGGCTGGGACGACCCGCGCATGCCCACCCTGAGCGGCATCCGCCGTCGCGGCTACCCCGCCGCCGCCCTGCGCGAGTTCTGCGAGCGCATCGGCGTGGCCAAGGCCGACAGCACCGTGGACATCGCCCTGCTGGAGCACTGCGTGCGCGAGAATCTCAACGCCGCCGCCCCGCGCGTGCTCGGCGTCCTCGATCCGGTGAAGGTGGTCATCACCAACTACCCCGAGGATCTGGTGGAAGAGTTCGAAATGCCCTACCACCCCGAGGACGAATCCATGGGCAGCCGCAAGGTACCCTTCTGCCGCGAGCTGTACATCGAGCGCGAGGACTTCATGGAAGAGCCGCCCGCGAAATACTTCCGCCTCGCTCCGGGGCGCGAGGTGCGGCTTCGCTTCTCCTACTACGTCACCTGTCAGGACGTGGTGAAGGACGAAAACGGCACCATCACCGAAATCCACTGCACCTACGATCCCGAAACCCGCGGCGGCTGGTCCAAGGACGGCCGCAAGGTCAAGGGCACCCTACACTGGGTCAGCGCGCGCCACGCCCTGCCCGTGGAGGTGCGCCTGTACGACCACCTCTTCTCCAAGACCGATCCCATGGACGTCGAGGACGACGGCACCTTCCTCGACAACCTGAATCCCGACTCGCTCACGGTGCTGACCGACTGCCGCGTAGAGCCGTCCCTCGCGGACATGAAGCCCGGCACGGTCTGCCAGTTCGAGCGCAAGGGCTACTTCTGCGCCGACGTGAAGGACTCCCGCCCCGGCCATCCGGTCTTCAACCGCACGGCCTCCCTGCGCGACAGCTGGGCCAAGATCCAGCAGAAGTCCGACAAGTAG
- a CDS encoding PLP-dependent aminotransferase family protein, with the protein MIEQTENWKDQFRYQSVEQHIMGLIESGTLGRGDKLPSLRTLSRTMSLSISTISQAYVELEKKGVVESRPRSGFFVRASSHRLPAPTRCDPTPAEPKRVSRNKLILTVLETVGNKEIVPLGVICPGTELLPGKSMARIMNQVVRENADTSLAYETVSGNPELRRQLAFQALERGDRFGPDDMIITNGAIEAVYITLRSLTRPGDIVCIQSPSYYCFLQLLETLGLRVVEISSCPNYGIDPAELREVLDKYDIRACIFSPNFNNPDGSLTPDDAKKEIVSMLAERDIPLVEDDVAGDLHFGPVRPATFKHFDERGLVVLCSSFSKTIAPGYRIGWMVPGRFRDKALEIKATTNVCGASPTQMAVAEFLRQGLYERHIKRLRAAFAKQADTMHLHMGRHFPPGTRVTRPQGGMVLWVELPESVDSVKYFYAAKAEGVGIAPGSIFSTQNKFNNFIRLSCGGAWTPEIENGLSVLGDIATGMAR; encoded by the coding sequence ATGATCGAACAGACGGAAAACTGGAAGGACCAATTCCGCTACCAGTCGGTAGAGCAGCACATCATGGGCCTCATCGAGTCCGGCACGCTCGGCCGGGGGGACAAGCTCCCCTCGCTACGCACCCTGTCGCGCACCATGAGCCTGTCCATATCCACCATCAGCCAGGCCTACGTGGAGCTGGAAAAGAAGGGCGTGGTGGAATCGCGCCCGCGTTCGGGCTTCTTCGTGCGGGCGTCCTCGCACCGGCTGCCCGCGCCCACGCGCTGCGACCCGACCCCCGCCGAGCCCAAGCGCGTGAGCCGCAACAAGCTCATCCTCACCGTGCTCGAAACCGTGGGCAACAAGGAAATCGTGCCGCTCGGCGTCATCTGCCCCGGCACGGAGCTCCTGCCCGGCAAGTCCATGGCCCGCATCATGAATCAGGTGGTGCGCGAGAACGCCGACACCTCGCTGGCCTACGAGACCGTCTCCGGCAATCCGGAGCTGCGCCGACAGCTCGCCTTTCAGGCGCTTGAGCGCGGCGACCGCTTCGGCCCGGACGACATGATCATCACCAACGGCGCCATAGAGGCCGTCTACATCACCCTACGAAGCCTCACCCGCCCCGGCGACATCGTGTGCATCCAGTCGCCAAGCTACTACTGCTTCCTGCAACTGCTCGAAACCCTCGGGCTGCGCGTGGTGGAAATCTCCTCGTGCCCCAACTACGGCATAGACCCCGCCGAACTGCGCGAGGTGCTCGACAAGTACGACATCCGGGCCTGCATCTTCTCGCCGAATTTCAACAACCCGGACGGCAGCCTCACCCCGGACGACGCCAAGAAGGAAATCGTGTCCATGCTCGCCGAGCGCGACATCCCACTCGTGGAGGACGACGTGGCGGGCGATCTGCACTTCGGCCCGGTGCGCCCGGCCACCTTCAAGCATTTCGACGAGCGCGGCCTCGTGGTGCTGTGCTCGTCCTTCTCCAAGACCATCGCCCCCGGCTACCGCATCGGCTGGATGGTTCCGGGCCGCTTCCGCGACAAGGCCCTTGAAATCAAGGCCACCACCAACGTCTGCGGCGCAAGCCCCACCCAGATGGCCGTGGCGGAATTTCTGCGCCAAGGCCTCTACGAACGTCACATCAAGCGCCTACGCGCAGCCTTCGCCAAGCAGGCGGACACCATGCACCTGCACATGGGCCGCCACTTCCCGCCGGGAACGCGCGTCACGCGGCCGCAGGGCGGCATGGTGCTGTGGGTGGAGCTGCCCGAGAGCGTCGATTCCGTAAAGTACTTCTACGCGGCCAAGGCCGAAGGGGTCGGCATCGCGCCGGGGAGCATCTTCTCCACTCAGAACAAGTTCAACAACTTCATCCGCCTGAGCTGCGGCGGCGCATGGACGCCAGAGATCGAAAACGGCCTGTCCGTCCTTGGCGACATAGCCACGGGAATGGCGCGCTAG